Proteins found in one Lepeophtheirus salmonis chromosome 9, UVic_Lsal_1.4, whole genome shotgun sequence genomic segment:
- the LOC121123958 gene encoding facilitated trehalose transporter Tret1 isoform X1 has translation MSASHSNEEENKLFLPNNEESSQGLTDEHSIERNNLGKSPRKLIQILIVIVISIGNFISGTTIPFGAVTLPRLVHNTTLKDTNDTTFTGWALLNLDESDQSLYASIPSFGMLLGSLSAGPLANIIGRKWSCIIGTCGSLTLSFSLIAFAPNVISLQAGRFFSGCGLGYATTISTLYLIEISTPDTRGLSGVIPALFGALGVLTCQILGAYITNWRILAGILGTVNIPFFIALLPCPESPTFLIHVRKIDEAQKVIQFIRGPNWNIDSEMNDLQNALLHTSSNSMRDLLWGGREIWSPLFISLGLMLFSQFSGISIILNYTVDIFTAAAGSSDQFLGTVCVGIALLLSNMCTLFLVSKMRRRTMLSVSSLGISFTLIVMGVYFHLKEIKHHSLDNISWLPLVDLMIYIFAFNLGYGALTWVTAAEILPSKIRSLATSLSVGFVCLISFLLTYTFGLLIGIIHIRGVFWLYGGLSLLGFLYILKFIPETKDKNEKEIQAHFKRKKESPQSAPLAVQETF, from the exons ATGTCAGCCTCGCAttcaaatgaagaagaaaacaaaCTATTCTTACCAAATAACGAAGAGAG ttCACAAGGACTTACAGATGAACACTCAATCGAAAGGAATAACCTAGGGAAGAGTCCTCGAAAATTGATTCAGATCCTTATAGTCATTGTCATAAGCATTGGTAATTTTATTAGTGGCACGACGATTCCATTTGGTGCCGTGACACTCCCACGATTGGTCCATAACACCACACTCAAAGATACGAATGATACGACCTTCACAGGGTGGGCTCTCCTTAATTTAGATGAGTCTGATCAATCCCTTTATGCTAGCATTCCGTCCTTCGGAATGCTTCTGGGAAGTCTCTCAGCGGGGCCACTTGCAAATATCATTGGGCGGAAATGGAGTTGTATTATAGGAACTTGTGGATCCCTTACTTTAAGTTTCTCTCTTATAGCGTTTGCACCCAATGTGATTTCTTTACAAGCCGGAAGGTTTTTCTCTGGCTGTGGTCTGGGCTATGCGACTACTATTTCAACTCTGTACCTGATTGAAATATCCACTCCTGATACAAGGGGTTTGTCCGGAGTGATTCCTGCACTATTTGGAGCTTTAGGAGTTCTTACATGCCAAATTCTTGGAGCTTATATTACAAATTGGAGAATACTTGCAGGGATACTGGGTACAGtgaatattcctttttttattgctcttcTTCCTTGTCCCGAATCACCAACATTTCTTATTCACGTCAGGAAGATTGATGAAGCTCAAAAAGTGATTCAATTCATTCGGGGTCCGAACTGGAATATAGACTCTGAAATGAATGACCTACAAAATGCATTGTTGCATACTTCTTCGAACTCTATGAGAGATCTATTATGGGGAGGAAGAGAGATATGGAGCCCCTTATTTATATCCTTGGGCCTCATGCTTTTTTCCCAATTCTCAGGAATTTCCATTATCCTAAATTAtacagttgatatttttactgctGCCGCTGGGAGCTCTGACCAATTTCTAGGAACAGTTTGTGTTGGAATCGCCTTACTACTATCCAACATGTGTACACTATTTCTAGTAAGCAAAATGCGACGAAGAACAATGCTCTCCGTATCATCCCTTGGGATTTCTTTTACACTCATTGTCATGGGAGTCTACTTTCACCTCAAAGAAATAAAGCATCATTCCCTTG ATAACATCAGTTGGCTCCCTTTAGTGGACTTAATGATCTATATCTTTGCTTTTAACCTTGGCTATGGTGCACTAACATGGGTCACAGCAGCTGAAATACTTCCCTCAAAAATTCGAAGCCTCGCGACAAGTCTCTCGGTTGGTTTTGTTTGTCTCATTTCCTTTCTCCTTACATACACATTTGGCCTTCTCATTGGCATTATCCACATCCGTGGTGTGTTTTGGCTCTATGGAGGACTGAGTCTCCTTGGTTTCCTCTACATCCTCAAATTTATACCCGagacaaaagataaaaatgaaaaagagatACAGGCTCACTTCAAGAGGAAAAAGGAAAGTCCTCAATCCGCCCCACTTGCCGTACAAGAAACTTTTTAA
- the LOC121123958 gene encoding facilitated trehalose transporter Tret1 isoform X2 — MITRYIFYLLSCCFLCFKINSQGLTDEHSIERNNLGKSPRKLIQILIVIVISIGNFISGTTIPFGAVTLPRLVHNTTLKDTNDTTFTGWALLNLDESDQSLYASIPSFGMLLGSLSAGPLANIIGRKWSCIIGTCGSLTLSFSLIAFAPNVISLQAGRFFSGCGLGYATTISTLYLIEISTPDTRGLSGVIPALFGALGVLTCQILGAYITNWRILAGILGTVNIPFFIALLPCPESPTFLIHVRKIDEAQKVIQFIRGPNWNIDSEMNDLQNALLHTSSNSMRDLLWGGREIWSPLFISLGLMLFSQFSGISIILNYTVDIFTAAAGSSDQFLGTVCVGIALLLSNMCTLFLVSKMRRRTMLSVSSLGISFTLIVMGVYFHLKEIKHHSLDNISWLPLVDLMIYIFAFNLGYGALTWVTAAEILPSKIRSLATSLSVGFVCLISFLLTYTFGLLIGIIHIRGVFWLYGGLSLLGFLYILKFIPETKDKNEKEIQAHFKRKKESPQSAPLAVQETF, encoded by the exons ATGATTACTCGttacatattttacttattatcttGTTgctttttgtgttttaaaattaa ttCACAAGGACTTACAGATGAACACTCAATCGAAAGGAATAACCTAGGGAAGAGTCCTCGAAAATTGATTCAGATCCTTATAGTCATTGTCATAAGCATTGGTAATTTTATTAGTGGCACGACGATTCCATTTGGTGCCGTGACACTCCCACGATTGGTCCATAACACCACACTCAAAGATACGAATGATACGACCTTCACAGGGTGGGCTCTCCTTAATTTAGATGAGTCTGATCAATCCCTTTATGCTAGCATTCCGTCCTTCGGAATGCTTCTGGGAAGTCTCTCAGCGGGGCCACTTGCAAATATCATTGGGCGGAAATGGAGTTGTATTATAGGAACTTGTGGATCCCTTACTTTAAGTTTCTCTCTTATAGCGTTTGCACCCAATGTGATTTCTTTACAAGCCGGAAGGTTTTTCTCTGGCTGTGGTCTGGGCTATGCGACTACTATTTCAACTCTGTACCTGATTGAAATATCCACTCCTGATACAAGGGGTTTGTCCGGAGTGATTCCTGCACTATTTGGAGCTTTAGGAGTTCTTACATGCCAAATTCTTGGAGCTTATATTACAAATTGGAGAATACTTGCAGGGATACTGGGTACAGtgaatattcctttttttattgctcttcTTCCTTGTCCCGAATCACCAACATTTCTTATTCACGTCAGGAAGATTGATGAAGCTCAAAAAGTGATTCAATTCATTCGGGGTCCGAACTGGAATATAGACTCTGAAATGAATGACCTACAAAATGCATTGTTGCATACTTCTTCGAACTCTATGAGAGATCTATTATGGGGAGGAAGAGAGATATGGAGCCCCTTATTTATATCCTTGGGCCTCATGCTTTTTTCCCAATTCTCAGGAATTTCCATTATCCTAAATTAtacagttgatatttttactgctGCCGCTGGGAGCTCTGACCAATTTCTAGGAACAGTTTGTGTTGGAATCGCCTTACTACTATCCAACATGTGTACACTATTTCTAGTAAGCAAAATGCGACGAAGAACAATGCTCTCCGTATCATCCCTTGGGATTTCTTTTACACTCATTGTCATGGGAGTCTACTTTCACCTCAAAGAAATAAAGCATCATTCCCTTG ATAACATCAGTTGGCTCCCTTTAGTGGACTTAATGATCTATATCTTTGCTTTTAACCTTGGCTATGGTGCACTAACATGGGTCACAGCAGCTGAAATACTTCCCTCAAAAATTCGAAGCCTCGCGACAAGTCTCTCGGTTGGTTTTGTTTGTCTCATTTCCTTTCTCCTTACATACACATTTGGCCTTCTCATTGGCATTATCCACATCCGTGGTGTGTTTTGGCTCTATGGAGGACTGAGTCTCCTTGGTTTCCTCTACATCCTCAAATTTATACCCGagacaaaagataaaaatgaaaaagagatACAGGCTCACTTCAAGAGGAAAAAGGAAAGTCCTCAATCCGCCCCACTTGCCGTACAAGAAACTTTTTAA
- the LOC121123958 gene encoding facilitated trehalose transporter Tret1 isoform X4: MNSQGLTDEHSIERNNLGKSPRKLIQILIVIVISIGNFISGTTIPFGAVTLPRLVHNTTLKDTNDTTFTGWALLNLDESDQSLYASIPSFGMLLGSLSAGPLANIIGRKWSCIIGTCGSLTLSFSLIAFAPNVISLQAGRFFSGCGLGYATTISTLYLIEISTPDTRGLSGVIPALFGALGVLTCQILGAYITNWRILAGILGTVNIPFFIALLPCPESPTFLIHVRKIDEAQKVIQFIRGPNWNIDSEMNDLQNALLHTSSNSMRDLLWGGREIWSPLFISLGLMLFSQFSGISIILNYTVDIFTAAAGSSDQFLGTVCVGIALLLSNMCTLFLVSKMRRRTMLSVSSLGISFTLIVMGVYFHLKEIKHHSLDNISWLPLVDLMIYIFAFNLGYGALTWVTAAEILPSKIRSLATSLSVGFVCLISFLLTYTFGLLIGIIHIRGVFWLYGGLSLLGFLYILKFIPETKDKNEKEIQAHFKRKKESPQSAPLAVQETF; this comes from the exons ttCACAAGGACTTACAGATGAACACTCAATCGAAAGGAATAACCTAGGGAAGAGTCCTCGAAAATTGATTCAGATCCTTATAGTCATTGTCATAAGCATTGGTAATTTTATTAGTGGCACGACGATTCCATTTGGTGCCGTGACACTCCCACGATTGGTCCATAACACCACACTCAAAGATACGAATGATACGACCTTCACAGGGTGGGCTCTCCTTAATTTAGATGAGTCTGATCAATCCCTTTATGCTAGCATTCCGTCCTTCGGAATGCTTCTGGGAAGTCTCTCAGCGGGGCCACTTGCAAATATCATTGGGCGGAAATGGAGTTGTATTATAGGAACTTGTGGATCCCTTACTTTAAGTTTCTCTCTTATAGCGTTTGCACCCAATGTGATTTCTTTACAAGCCGGAAGGTTTTTCTCTGGCTGTGGTCTGGGCTATGCGACTACTATTTCAACTCTGTACCTGATTGAAATATCCACTCCTGATACAAGGGGTTTGTCCGGAGTGATTCCTGCACTATTTGGAGCTTTAGGAGTTCTTACATGCCAAATTCTTGGAGCTTATATTACAAATTGGAGAATACTTGCAGGGATACTGGGTACAGtgaatattcctttttttattgctcttcTTCCTTGTCCCGAATCACCAACATTTCTTATTCACGTCAGGAAGATTGATGAAGCTCAAAAAGTGATTCAATTCATTCGGGGTCCGAACTGGAATATAGACTCTGAAATGAATGACCTACAAAATGCATTGTTGCATACTTCTTCGAACTCTATGAGAGATCTATTATGGGGAGGAAGAGAGATATGGAGCCCCTTATTTATATCCTTGGGCCTCATGCTTTTTTCCCAATTCTCAGGAATTTCCATTATCCTAAATTAtacagttgatatttttactgctGCCGCTGGGAGCTCTGACCAATTTCTAGGAACAGTTTGTGTTGGAATCGCCTTACTACTATCCAACATGTGTACACTATTTCTAGTAAGCAAAATGCGACGAAGAACAATGCTCTCCGTATCATCCCTTGGGATTTCTTTTACACTCATTGTCATGGGAGTCTACTTTCACCTCAAAGAAATAAAGCATCATTCCCTTG ATAACATCAGTTGGCTCCCTTTAGTGGACTTAATGATCTATATCTTTGCTTTTAACCTTGGCTATGGTGCACTAACATGGGTCACAGCAGCTGAAATACTTCCCTCAAAAATTCGAAGCCTCGCGACAAGTCTCTCGGTTGGTTTTGTTTGTCTCATTTCCTTTCTCCTTACATACACATTTGGCCTTCTCATTGGCATTATCCACATCCGTGGTGTGTTTTGGCTCTATGGAGGACTGAGTCTCCTTGGTTTCCTCTACATCCTCAAATTTATACCCGagacaaaagataaaaatgaaaaagagatACAGGCTCACTTCAAGAGGAAAAAGGAAAGTCCTCAATCCGCCCCACTTGCCGTACAAGAAACTTTTTAA
- the LOC121123958 gene encoding facilitated trehalose transporter Tret1 isoform X3: MVVECSQGLTDEHSIERNNLGKSPRKLIQILIVIVISIGNFISGTTIPFGAVTLPRLVHNTTLKDTNDTTFTGWALLNLDESDQSLYASIPSFGMLLGSLSAGPLANIIGRKWSCIIGTCGSLTLSFSLIAFAPNVISLQAGRFFSGCGLGYATTISTLYLIEISTPDTRGLSGVIPALFGALGVLTCQILGAYITNWRILAGILGTVNIPFFIALLPCPESPTFLIHVRKIDEAQKVIQFIRGPNWNIDSEMNDLQNALLHTSSNSMRDLLWGGREIWSPLFISLGLMLFSQFSGISIILNYTVDIFTAAAGSSDQFLGTVCVGIALLLSNMCTLFLVSKMRRRTMLSVSSLGISFTLIVMGVYFHLKEIKHHSLDNISWLPLVDLMIYIFAFNLGYGALTWVTAAEILPSKIRSLATSLSVGFVCLISFLLTYTFGLLIGIIHIRGVFWLYGGLSLLGFLYILKFIPETKDKNEKEIQAHFKRKKESPQSAPLAVQETF; this comes from the exons ttCACAAGGACTTACAGATGAACACTCAATCGAAAGGAATAACCTAGGGAAGAGTCCTCGAAAATTGATTCAGATCCTTATAGTCATTGTCATAAGCATTGGTAATTTTATTAGTGGCACGACGATTCCATTTGGTGCCGTGACACTCCCACGATTGGTCCATAACACCACACTCAAAGATACGAATGATACGACCTTCACAGGGTGGGCTCTCCTTAATTTAGATGAGTCTGATCAATCCCTTTATGCTAGCATTCCGTCCTTCGGAATGCTTCTGGGAAGTCTCTCAGCGGGGCCACTTGCAAATATCATTGGGCGGAAATGGAGTTGTATTATAGGAACTTGTGGATCCCTTACTTTAAGTTTCTCTCTTATAGCGTTTGCACCCAATGTGATTTCTTTACAAGCCGGAAGGTTTTTCTCTGGCTGTGGTCTGGGCTATGCGACTACTATTTCAACTCTGTACCTGATTGAAATATCCACTCCTGATACAAGGGGTTTGTCCGGAGTGATTCCTGCACTATTTGGAGCTTTAGGAGTTCTTACATGCCAAATTCTTGGAGCTTATATTACAAATTGGAGAATACTTGCAGGGATACTGGGTACAGtgaatattcctttttttattgctcttcTTCCTTGTCCCGAATCACCAACATTTCTTATTCACGTCAGGAAGATTGATGAAGCTCAAAAAGTGATTCAATTCATTCGGGGTCCGAACTGGAATATAGACTCTGAAATGAATGACCTACAAAATGCATTGTTGCATACTTCTTCGAACTCTATGAGAGATCTATTATGGGGAGGAAGAGAGATATGGAGCCCCTTATTTATATCCTTGGGCCTCATGCTTTTTTCCCAATTCTCAGGAATTTCCATTATCCTAAATTAtacagttgatatttttactgctGCCGCTGGGAGCTCTGACCAATTTCTAGGAACAGTTTGTGTTGGAATCGCCTTACTACTATCCAACATGTGTACACTATTTCTAGTAAGCAAAATGCGACGAAGAACAATGCTCTCCGTATCATCCCTTGGGATTTCTTTTACACTCATTGTCATGGGAGTCTACTTTCACCTCAAAGAAATAAAGCATCATTCCCTTG ATAACATCAGTTGGCTCCCTTTAGTGGACTTAATGATCTATATCTTTGCTTTTAACCTTGGCTATGGTGCACTAACATGGGTCACAGCAGCTGAAATACTTCCCTCAAAAATTCGAAGCCTCGCGACAAGTCTCTCGGTTGGTTTTGTTTGTCTCATTTCCTTTCTCCTTACATACACATTTGGCCTTCTCATTGGCATTATCCACATCCGTGGTGTGTTTTGGCTCTATGGAGGACTGAGTCTCCTTGGTTTCCTCTACATCCTCAAATTTATACCCGagacaaaagataaaaatgaaaaagagatACAGGCTCACTTCAAGAGGAAAAAGGAAAGTCCTCAATCCGCCCCACTTGCCGTACAAGAAACTTTTTAA